In one window of Helianthus annuus cultivar XRQ/B chromosome 17, HanXRQr2.0-SUNRISE, whole genome shotgun sequence DNA:
- the LOC110923165 gene encoding auxin efflux carrier component 7, with translation MITLHDFYTVMAAMVPLYVAMILAYGSVRWWKIFSPDQCSGINRFVAIFAVPLLSFHFISLNNPYEMNFRFIAADTLQKIIILVVLGVWAGFGKNGSLEWMITIFSVSTLPNTLVMGIPLLIAMYGNDAGSLMVQVVVMQCIIWYTLLLFLFEYRGAKILITEQFPETAASIVSFKVESDVVSLDGHDFLETDAEIGDDGKLHVTVRKSNVSRRSVGLAGMTPRPSNLTGAEIYSLSSSRNQTPRGSNFNHSDFYSMMGFPGGRLSNFGPAEVYSVQSSRGPTPRPSSFEESTAPGPLNSPRYGNYPAPNPEITSTVMKTAKQQNGSHKVKNDDKELHMFVWSSSTSPVSEGGGMPVFGGTDLEARSEHSGRAVHDTAKEIRMVVSSDHPERNGAGEFKRDEFGSGGGDEERAKETKAGSSLTAELRTKDVGILDGAAGKQMPPASVMTRLILIMVWRKLIRNPNTYSSLIGLIWALVCFRWNVTMPKIVDKSISILSDAGLGMAMFSLGLFMALQPKIIACGNKVAAFSMVVRFLIGPAVMVIASLIVRLRGNLLHIAIVQAALPQGIVPFVFAKEYNVHPAILSTGVIFGMLIALPITLVYYILLGL, from the exons ATGATTACACTTCACGATTTCTACACCGTCATGGCGGCGATGGTACCGCTCTACGTCGCCATGATCCTCGCGTACGGCAGTGTACGCTGGTGGAAGATCTTCTCACCTGATCAATGCTCGGGAATCAACCGTTTCGTCGCTATATTCGCTGTCCCACTCCTATCCTTCCATTTCATTTCCTTAAATAATCCATACGAAATGAATTTCCGTTTCATCGCGGCGGATACGCTCCAGAAGATCATCATACTCGTGGTGCTTGGTGTTTGGGCCGGGTTCGGTAAGAACGGGAGCCTCGAGTGGATGATCACGATTTTTTCGGTTTCGACGTTGCCGAATACGCTGGTGATGGGGATCCCGTTGCTGATTGCTATGTATGGGAATGATGCTGGGTCTTTGATGGTTCAAGTGGTGGTGATGCAGTGTATCATTTGGTATACTTTGTTGTTGTTTTTGTTCGAGTACCGCGGTGCCAAGATTCTGATCACCGAACAGTTTCCTGAGACCGCGGCCTCGATTGTGTCATTTAAG GTGGAATCTGATGTGGTGTCGCTTGATGGACATGATTTTTTGGAAACGGATGCGGAGATAGGGGATGATGGGAAGCTTCATGTGACGGTGAGGAAGTCGAATGTTTCGAGACGGTCGGTCGGGCTGGCCGGAATGACACCTCGGCCGTCGAATTTGACGGGGGCGGAGATCTATAGTTTGAGTTCGTCGAGAAACCAGACTCCGAGAGGGTCGAATTTTAATCACTCGGATTTTTACTCTATGATGGGGTTTCCGGGTGGAAGGTTGTCGAATTTCGGCCCGGCTGAGGTGTACTCTGTTCAATCGTCGAGAGGGCCGACGCCTCGACCGTCGAGTTTTGAAGAGAGTACAGCTCCCGGGCCGCTGAATTCTCCGAGGTATGGTAACTACCCGGCGCCAAACCCAGAGATTACGTCAACGGTTATGAAAACCGCGAAGCAACAAAATGGCTCACATAAGGTGAAGAATGACGATAAAGAGCTCCACATGTTCGTATGGAGCTCTAGCACTTCGCCTGTTTCTGAAGGCGGTGGGATGCCCGTGTTTGGCGGTACTGATTTAGAAGCGAGAAGTGAACACTCTGGTCGAGCAGTTCACGACACTGCTAAGGAAATCCGGATGGTCGTCTCCTCCGACCATCCGGAAAGAAATG GGGCCGGGGAATTCAAGCGGGATGAATTTGGTTCGGGTGGCGGAGACGAAGAGAGGGCGAAAGAGACGAAAGCGGGTTCGAGCTTAACGGCGGAGCTTCGAACTAAGGATGTCGGAATTCTGGACGGGGCAGCCGGAAAACAGATGCCGCCGGCGAGTGTGATGACCCGGTTGATACTGATAATGGTGTGGAGGAAGCTTATCCGGAATCCGAACACGTATTCGAGTCTCATTGGTCTAATTTGGGCTCTTGTTTGCTTCag GTGGAATGTAACAATGCCAAAAATAGTAGACAAATCGATATCAATACTCTCGGATGCCGGTCTTGGAATGGCCATGTTTAGCTTAG GACTGTTTATGGCACTTCAACCGAAGATAATAGCATGCGGGAACAAAGTAGCAGCTTTCTCAATGGTCGTGAGATTTTTAATTGGGCCGGCAGTGATGGTGATTGCTTCACTCATCGTTCGTCTCCGTGGCAACCTCCTTCACATCGCCATTGTACAA GCTGCACTTCCACAAGGAATCGTACCATTTGTTTTTGCCAAAGAATACAACGTTCATCCAGCAATTCTTAGCACCGG GGTGATATTTGGAATGTTGATTGCTTTACCAATAACTCTGGTCTACTACATTCTTCTTGGTTTGTGA